A genomic segment from Wolbachia endosymbiont of Ctenocephalides felis wCfeF encodes:
- a CDS encoding Cytochrome c oxidase subunit 3, which translates to MKSKEHDFHLVDPSPWPIVISAAILILALGLVGTLHRQVFGILSLILGISAVSGVLFYWWRDVIKEAIYDKCHTAIVKNGLKVAMYLFILSEVVFFIAFFCSFFKARLDPVFSFEAFSPTKRVEWPPEGILPPDPWSLPFMNTLILLLSGTTINWAHHSLLENDKKSMIKMLSMTILLGVFFIMVQAMEYHEASFSLQETGEKLIYASNFYMITGFHCAHVIIGIIFLSVCLFRARKDQFTPQDHLCFEFASWYWHFVDVVWIFLFVFIYWLSVF; encoded by the coding sequence ATGAAAAGTAAAGAACATGATTTTCATTTAGTGGACCCAAGTCCTTGGCCAATTGTTATATCAGCGGCAATTCTTATTCTTGCGCTTGGGTTAGTTGGCACCCTCCATAGACAGGTTTTTGGAATACTTAGTTTAATTTTAGGAATCTCTGCAGTATCAGGTGTGTTATTTTATTGGTGGAGGGATGTAATAAAAGAAGCCATTTATGATAAATGCCATACTGCCATTGTAAAAAATGGACTTAAGGTTGCAATGTACTTATTTATCCTTTCAGAAGTTGTATTTTTTATAGCGTTCTTTTGTTCATTCTTTAAAGCCCGGCTTGACCCGGTTTTTTCATTTGAAGCATTTTCTCCTACAAAAAGGGTTGAATGGCCTCCTGAGGGAATTTTGCCGCCTGATCCGTGGTCATTGCCATTTATGAATACGTTAATATTATTGCTTTCTGGTACAACTATTAACTGGGCACATCACTCTCTACTCGAAAATGATAAAAAGAGCATGATTAAAATGCTATCAATGACTATATTGCTTGGGGTATTTTTTATAATGGTGCAAGCTATGGAGTATCATGAAGCGAGTTTTTCGCTACAAGAAACAGGAGAAAAGCTGATCTATGCATCCAATTTTTATATGATTACCGGGTTTCACTGCGCACACGTTATAATAGGGATAATATTTTTGTCAGTATGTTTGTTCAGGGCTCGGAAAGATCAATTTACACCTCAAGACCATTTATGCTTTGAATTTGCTTCCTGGTATTGGCACTTTGTAGACGTGGTCTGGATATTTTTGTTTGTATTTATTTATTGGCTGAGTGTTTTTTAG
- a CDS encoding Crossover junction endodeoxyribonuclease RuvC, with product MAKIIGLDPGISKTGWAIINLSEKSNIEFLESGTISTDSKLSIGERLHIIFGQLKKVISLYSPSEAAVEKVFVNKNPKSSLTLGYARGVVILSLEVAGLTINEYDANYIKKSITGNGHADKDQVIFMVKQIVKNLNIKCHHAADALAIAICHAHMKDSCFMG from the coding sequence GTGGCTAAAATAATAGGTCTCGATCCGGGAATAAGTAAAACCGGATGGGCTATTATCAATCTGAGTGAGAAAAGTAATATCGAGTTTCTGGAAAGTGGGACCATATCAACTGACAGTAAGCTCAGCATAGGTGAACGTCTGCACATAATTTTCGGACAGTTAAAAAAAGTAATTTCTTTATATTCTCCAAGTGAAGCTGCGGTGGAGAAAGTTTTCGTTAATAAGAATCCTAAATCTTCGCTAACTTTGGGATATGCAAGAGGGGTCGTAATTTTATCATTGGAGGTAGCAGGGTTAACTATAAATGAATATGATGCAAACTATATAAAGAAAAGCATTACTGGAAATGGCCATGCTGACAAAGATCAAGTTATATTTATGGTGAAACAGATAGTTAAAAATTTAAATATAAAATGTCACCATGCTGCTGATGCTCTTGCTATAGCAATTTGTCATGCTCATATGAAAGATTCATGTTTTATGGGATAG